The nucleotide window CTTGTCATCCCTCCATACCAGACATCGCCCCAAGCGAGCGCGCCAAGGGTGAGTTTAGCAACAAGGACCGCTCCCTCTTCCTCCAGTCTCTGTACTACAGTGGCAGTTTCCTCGATCACCTGTTTTCGGTATGGCTCGGCTCCCCATGTCGTAGGATGGCCAGGCACAGAAAAAAGATCCTTCACTCCATACGGTATTCCATGAAGAAGTCCCCTGTATCTGCCATCAGCCATCTCCGCATCGGCACGTTCGGCCTGTCTCATGGCAAGGTCTTCAGTGAGTGTGATAACACACTCCAGGTCCGGCCCGTACTTTTTCAATCTTTCTATGTAAAAGCGTGTAAGCTCGACCGATGTGATCCTGCCGGCCCTTAACAGTCCTGCAAGCTGACAGATCGAATAGAATGCCATTCTGTCACTATCCTCAGGGAGATCTGTTCCTGTGAGCGGGACAAGGGAATACCCCTGGCCTTCTTTCGGCATTTCCACCCCCCCGGGGAGTGGATCGAATTCCACCGCAGGTGGTACTCCATTCGCAATATCGAACTTCCTGAGTTCCAGAAAACTTCCCAGTTGGTCATTTACTTCACCGAGAAGAGAATCGATCTCATTTTCATCGAATTCCAGTCCGGCAAGTTTCTGTGCAGTTCGCACATCGTCTCGCACAATCTCCTCATCAGTCGGTCCAGAGCACGAAAATGACATGATCACGACCACAGTCATTAAAAGAAAGGATAGATGCTTTTTCACAGCGCTCACCTCCATGGAGTATAAAACTGATTGACGAATGATACCCCAGGGGCATCGCGAAATAAAGAAGTTATGCAGAATTCCTGAATCCATTAATTCTGAGATTGCTCGACCTGGGTCATAAAATAATCACCCTTGACATCATGTATGGTTTTTCATACATTATGTGTAGTTATTCATCCTTTTGCATCGCAATCGTCATAGACACTATCGAAAGGATCAACATGACTCTGTGGCAGAAAAGAGCATTCCTGTTGACCATTGTCTGGACCATCGTCCTTGCCGGATTCATCGCCTGTTTTTTTCCGGCGAAGGGGTCTCGGATTTCACCAAGGGAAGCATGAGAAGAAATATCACTGGCGGTCTCATTGCGGCAGGACTCATCTCACGGGTAATCATTATTTATATTACCAGGACGAAAAAGAACGAGAAGAGGATCTTAGTGGACGAAAGGGACAGAGAGATCTCCCGCCGTGCTGCGGAAGGTTCGTTTCACACTCTCGCGATATTCGTGTTTTTTGCCTGCATCATCCTTCATGACAACTTTCTCAGTGAAGGTTCGATACCAGTCGAGTGGATGTTTCTCCTCGCATTCGCTACTCTTATCCTTGCGCATCTGACCCAGTCAACCATCTCTCTCCTTTTCTATCACAGGAGGGACGAATCCAGTGGCTAAGGCCAGAGTAAGCAATATAGTGAGAAAACTCAGGTTCGAACACGACGAGATGACACAACAACGTCTATCGGAACTCAGCGGTTGCACTCGCCAGACAATCATGGCTCTGGAACAGGGGAAATATGTACCCTCTCTCTCCCTTGCCTTTCGGATCGCAAAAGTATTTAGTCGTGGAATAGAGGAAGTCTTTTCGTACCAGGACGGCTGATGTGCTGAACCGACCATCCACGAAAACTTCATATTGGAGGTGTGAAAATATAAAAATGGCGCCCCCAACGGGATTCGAACCCGTGTCGTCGCCGTGAAAGGGCGATGTCCTAGACCTGGCTAGACGATGGGGACGCACTTAGCTTTGCCAGTCCGATTGGACTGATGGAAGTTATCAATGCGAAGTGCCGAAGTCAACTGGAAAAACAATCAGAAGAGGTAAGAATACAACTTTTTCAATAAATCGATAACCTGTATATCATCTTCAGTCCGGCTCGTCATCGAAAAAGGAAAGCTGCCCGGAACCACTATTCCTGTCTTTCTGGGAAGGCTGCCTGTGCTTGAAGAAATCACCTGCCCTTGCGTGTTTTTCATAAAAAGCGAGTGTCACATCCTTCAATTCGGAGTGTGTGGTCATCAGAAAATCAAACAAGCCAGAGTCAATAAGGTCATTCACTGAATCCATAGCCAGCTTGTGAGAAAGCCTCTCCATGAAATCGACAAGATTTCCGAAAGGTCCATTATTCTCTCTTTCATCCAGGATGACAGCCAATTGCTCGTCGCCGAGTCCTCCCGATTCGTTCAGGGGCGACCTTATACCCCCAGGCACTATCTCGTACTGCAACCCGCTTGAATTTATATCGGGCGAAAATACTTCCTTGTTGATACCTGCAAGGTAATCGAGGTAGCTCTTCTGCCTCTCTTTCGTGTCACCTGTATTATTCAGAAGTCCGGCAAAATACTCATCGTGATGATTTGCCTTGAGCCAGGCTGTCCGGTAGCTTATGTAAGCCTGGGCGCAGCTGAAGGCTCTGTCGTAAGTAAATCCTGTGTTATGCAGGAGGAAATCGAAGATCTTCTGAGCATCCTCCTCATTTATCTCCTTCTCCATAGCTCCTCTTATAAAATCCAGCCTTGCCCCGAGTAACGAACCTGCCTCCTTCTTCGAAACAGCTATTTCGATTCTCTCCGCGCGTTCCCCGGTTATACCGGCTGAGTCCTTGAGTATCTCCCTTATCTGTTGTTTGAAAAGAAGCAGCCCACTGGTACTCTCCAACGCTCCTGAAAGCGAATGATGTGGAAGCAGCACTTTCCCTTTCTTTCCAGCGTTTTCCAGATACTTCTGCCACAGCCTTCCTTCCAACGGTGCCGGCCTGTACAATGAGATCACGTTGACGAGTCCCTCGAAATCCATGGGCTGGGTCTTCATCAGCAGATCCCTTATCCCCCTGCTTTCCAGAAGATATACACCGGTGGTGTCTCCCCGGGATATCATCTCGTAAGTCGTCGTATCATCGAGAGTGGGAGGCATCCCGACAGAGGGGCTCCTTTCCTTTTCTCCATCATCGTCGCCACCACCATCAAACCCCAGCATATGGAAGGTGTCGTCGAGAGCGGCAAGAAAATGAGAGCGCTGGACAACTACCGTCCAGCCGCCAATAGCCTTAATCGCCCTACTATCTACCATACAGAACTCTTCCCCGTTACTACCTGTGATGCAGGCCAGATAATCCTCCATCTTCTCGGGCAATACTACGACTCTGGAAGTGTTCAGATTGAAATGATGCACTCTTCCCCTGAGAGATTCAGCCCCGCGAAGAATCATTCTCACTTCATTATTACCGTTATACATCCTTGCAAGCTGATCCGAATTGTCGAGCAGGTCCTGAAGTGAATCCTTCTTCCTCACCGAGGACAGTGCCTCAGAGATCGCTTTGCTGGTCTCATCCGCCAGGTCAGAGTGTTCCATTATCGTCTTGACCAACGTGACAAGCGACATCTCCTCCCGTACCACCTGGTTGAATACACCGCTTTTCGGAAGCATAGACTTCAGGGCAAGCATAAAGACTTCTCTCGCGCCCTTCGGTTTGATCAATTCCAGCTGCGGTGGTACACCCTTCCCCGGCGCGTTGAACGATTCGAATAACAGGCCGTGCTCGACAGGATTGAGAGGAATTATATCAAGCAGAAAGGCTACAAGACTGTCGAGGATCTCGCTGCCTATGATCTCCAGCCTGACACCTCTTCTGCGGAACCCGTCCAGAAGTTTTCTCAGAAACAGGATAAACCCGGACAGATCCTCTCGCCCCGCACTTTTTATCTCATCCTGCATCATCGTCCTGAGTTCCGCGATCTCATCCTTTCTCCTGTTGTGAAAGGCAAGAAGGAATCTTCTGTCACTCATCTCGGCAAGTGTTTTCTCAGAATCCTTGTCTGAGCTGAATTCTATCCTGTCTTCCATGAGAAGGTCGAATTCACATCTCCCGGCGATCCTTCCTGATTCTTCCAGAGCATCTGAATATCCGTAGAAAAACGGGTCGAGTTCTTTCTTCCTCTTCAGAAAATATTCCGGGTGATTTTCCTCTGTATCATACTCATTCGTATCGCCCGAGATCTTCCTGAGAGTGGAATATGCAGACGCATCCTCTCTCAAAGCAAACCTGTCATTATTCGTTGTTACCAGCGCCACTCCCATTTTTCTTGAGAGAATGCTGAACTGCTCTATGATAAACTGCTCTTTTTCCACGTTGTGATTCATGATCTCAAGAAAGACGTTCCCACTGCCGTATATCGTTACGAGTTTATCGACGACCGCTCTCTCCCTTGGCAGATTTCCGTGCAATACGGCCTGGCTGGTCTCGCCTTTCAGACAGCCGGTCAGAGCTATCAATCCCTCCCTGTGAAGGACCAGTTCCTGCTCCGTGACATATTCCAGCTTTTCTTTCTCGTGATGTTTTTGTATCAGGTCAATGATATTCCTGTAACCTCTGTCGTTTTCCGCCAGAAGAGTCAGATGGTATGTCCCGCTGTTACCCGTCAGGGAGAGATGCCTGATCTCAACGCCGAATATAGCTTTGATTCCCGCTATTTTCGCTTCATTCGCGAATTCATAATGTCCGATCGCCGTCCATTTATCTGTGAGGGCTACCGCATCCATTCCAAGAAATGCCGCCCTTGAAATGATCTCGGTCGGAGTAAACATTCCTGAATACGCACTGTTTATACTGTGGACATGCAGTGGAACGTAGGGCATCCCATGGACTCCCCGTTAGAAAGTGTGCTTATCTTTTCCAGTTATCTTCAATTGTGCTGGACAACCCGCCATCATTCAATATAATATTTGCATCATGTTTGAATGATGCATTGTATCTCTATACAATTTTGCGGGTCGCCGAAAGAGTGGTCGTCGCTTTCATGAACGGAGTCTTTGCATGAGTTCACAGGAAAATAAGACAAATATTCTTAAAGATGAAAATGAACGCCTGAAGGCGGCGATCGAAGAACTTTCGATCCTTAACGATATATCTACCGCTATCAACTCGACTCTTTCCCTCGAAGAGATCATTGAACTGATCGTAAAGAAGTGCGTAAAACATATCGGTGCCGAACAGGGAACAGTCACGCTCCTTGACAGTATGGAACAAAAGAACCCCTTCCAGACGATGATACGTCAGGTTGACAGGTCGAGCGATTTCCTTCCTCTCCATCTGGATACTCAGATCACAGGCTGGATACTGGTCAACCGAAAACCGCTGCTCATCAACGACATGGAATCCAATGAACATGTCAGGATACCGAAGAATGAAGAAAATCCCGTAAACACCCTTTTGAGTGTACCCCTTCTCCTCAAAGGCAGAGTCATTGGATCGCTGAACCTCTTCAACAGAAACACGCCCGGTGGTTTCACGGATGCCGACAAGAGACTACTGAGCATTATCGCTACCCAGTCCGCTCAGGTGATCGAGAACGCAAGATTGATCGAAGAGGAAAAATCATTATTGCATCTCCAGGAAGAGATGAAGATGGCCTTCAAGATCCAGATGGGGCTCCTGCCCAAAGAAAAACCCGCGATCGATGGATACGATATTGCAGGAAAAAGCATACCAGCAAAGACTGTGGGTGGCGATTACTACGATTTCATAATGGCAGGAGACGGCAGGATTATGATCTGCCTTGGAGATGTATCCGGAAAAGGGATGCCCGCGGCACTTCTGATGTCGAATCTCCAGGCTACTTTCCGTGGACAGGACCTCAGCAGACATACACCCTGTGAGATCATGAGCAGGTCCAACAAACTACTGTTCAGAAGTACAGATCCCGACAAATTCGCCACATTCTTTTTCGGCCTTCTTGACAATACCAGACATGAATTTCACTACTGCAATGCTGGCCATAACAATCCTATTCTGACGCACAAGAATGGGGATCACTACTTCCTGGATACCGGAGGGCTTATACTTGGAGCCCTGGAGGAATCCACGTATACTGACACTATAATATCACTCGCAGTCGGCGATACACTCCTTGTTTTTTCCGATGGCATCTCCGAAGCCAGGAATCCTTCGGATGAAGAGTATTGCGAGGAGAGAATACTCGAAGTCCTCACCAAAAACCCTCATCTCGATGCCGCCGGGATAGTCGACCACATTATCAATGAAGTAAATACCTTCGCCGATTCAAGAGATCAAATGGACGACATGACCGTAGTCGCGATGAAGAGACTTTTCTGACGGCCGGATCACGACCACCATTCGACATTATAATTATCACAGAAATCCAGGAAAAACGCGATAGCACGATAAAAGGACAACTGATTCCTTGATAATAATCTCGTTTTGTGTCAAAATTCGGTTACCTGCTAAGGCATACTTCAAACAAAAGGAAAATCGATGATAGGGAGTACGATATCCCATTATAGAATCGTCGAAAAAATAGGTGAGGGCGGAATGGGTGTGGTCTACAAGGCTCAGGACACCCGCCTCGAACGTGATGTCGCACTCAAATTCATTCATCCCTCCCGTATCTCGTCCGCACGTGACAGAGCTTGTTTCGCGAGGGAAGCACGCTCTGCGGCTGCACTCGATCATCAGAATATATGCGCGATCCATGAGATCGAGGAATTCAGAGGCCGGACCTTCATCGTGATGGCTTATTGCGAAGGCGTACCCCTCAGCGATATGACTGCCGGACACCACTTCACCCTTGAACAGGCTCTCGGAGTAATGCGTCAGATACTGGAGGGGCTTAGTTCCGCGCACGATAAGGGAATCATACACAGGGACATCAAGCCATCCAACATCGTCGTCGAACCTGAGAAGCTGAAAGTCAGGATCACCGACTTTGGTCTTGCCAGGGAAATCAGCGCGGCCTCATCTGCAACAATGGCCGGACATTCAGGAACGCTGGAATACGCTTCGCCGGAACAGGTAACCGACGGAACAGCTGATACGAGAAGTGATGTATGGGCGTCAGGTGTCACATTCTATGAACTCATTGCTGGCAGGCGGCCTTTTGAGGGAGAATACGCAGCATCCATCATATACAATATCCTTAATTCTGAACCGGACCTCTCCACCTTTCCACATGGCCCGGCGGGCGATGCCGCCATAAATATCATATCGAGAAGCCTGGAAAAGAACCCAGACAGCCGATACCATGATGCTGGTGAGATGTTGAACGATCTCAATGCTGCATACGACCTTCTGGATGACGAAGACAGGCATGTTCACATTCATCCGACCCCTTCGAATAAGATCCCGGCAGCCTGGACCCTTGTTATCGTTGTCCTCGCGATCATTGCTGTCCCGCTTATCCTATGGATACTTTCCGGCTCTTCCTTTACTCCTGACAGTCATCCTCTCGGTACCATAGATACGACCGGCACGATACTGTCCGAAGCAGATATTATCTTCGAGAGAGGAAAGGCCACTTACGACGGTGGTGATCAAACAACAGGAATCACCCTGATCGAGCAATGCATCATGATGGATCCCGATCACATAGAAGCTCTCAAGACCCTTGCTGCTTACTACAACGCCAGCGGCGACTCGAAGAAAGCAGCCGACTATATCGACAGGGCAAAGAAGATCGCTATTGGCAAGGGTAATTCTATAGATCTGCTTAAGTGTAATATTGTAGAGGCATACGTATGGCACGACTGGAACATGGCAGTAAGAAACCTGAACTCGCTTCTTGAAGAAAAGCCGAACGACATCAGGGGGCATCTCAATCTCGGATACATAATGTCACGGTATCTCAGACAGTTCGATGAAGCCATCATACATTTCAGAACAGCCCTGGACCTGGACCCGAAGAACGATCTTGGAATGAACGGATCTGCCTGGAACTACATCGGAAACGCTCTTCTCTTCTCCGGAAGGCCCGAGGAATCTATCAAGGCATTCCGGAAATACGGTGAACTGGCTACAGGGTCACCTGATCCCGTTAACAGCCTCGCAACTGCCTTTTATTTTTCAGGCAATTTCCATGAAGCTGTCCGGATTACAGGAAACGCGATTAAGGAAAACCGTCATAATTTCAAATTCTTCGAAGTACTTGGCAGATCCTGCCTGTCTCTTGGTCAGTGGGAAAGGGCCGTTGATTCTCTTAACAGATACATTGGCGCGTCTCCATCCCAGGGATACAAGGCGGCTGGCCATGTCCACCTGGCCCGACTTTATCTCGCACAACGTGATAGAAGAGCATTCGACCGAGAAATAGAAAGTCTTCTCTCGATATCACCAGGCTCACTTAAAGCGAGGTGGCTCTCTGGCCTTGCTTGCGTCCGACTTGATAACGATACAGCCGCAGCAGTAAATTATCTGGAAGAAATGCGCACCATCATGACTGACCCTTTTGTCTTTAACGGAATCCCGTGCACGAAGCATCTCGAGGGAATCATACTTCTCGCGGAAGGCAGTCTTGAGGAAGCCATCGAAAAACTTGAGGCTGCCGAATTCGCCTCGCCGAGAGAGTTTTTCTATTTCGGCAAGGAACTGATCCGTGGACTGATCGAGATAGGTCGGATAGATCGAGCAGAAGAAAAAGGCACCGACCTTCTTTCTCTCAATAGTAATGATTATGAATTGCTGATCCTCATGAACAGCATCTATCTGAAAAAGGGAGAAAATGGAATTGCGTCTCAATACAAGGAACGTGTATTGAAGGTCCTTGAGAATAGCGATCCCGGATTCTTCCCACTTAATGATTTCATATCTAAATCCGGACTTTGATATCGAAGGATATTCTGTTTTCTTTCAAGGAGGTAATATCATGACGGATGTCGAGTTCAAAGGATGGGAGATTCCTGTCAGCGATCTCGAAAACATGCTGGAGTTGTGCAAGACTACAGGAATGAAGAGCATGGTCTTTGGCACTGCATGCATGGAACGCGATGAGGTCGTTGAATTCATCGACCCGAATGGCGGAGAATATAAATACGGAAGTTACAAATTGTTCATCAAGGGATATATTGTCAAATCCCTTGGTCTATTGTGCGCTTTCCCTCTCGCTCCGGCAGTCACCTATTTCGATGAATTCCCTCCGATCCCGCCAGAACCGTTCAAGGACGGCCCCTGACACTCTGCTCGTGCTATAAAAGGGAAAAAGGGATTGCCGCTGGAAAGGCAATCCCTTTTTTTCATGTTTTATAAAGCCCGGAGGTGGCGTTCCGGGCTTTACTTTAAAGCAGGAGCGTGACAGTTCGAGTGGTCAGTTCAGCCTGAACGAGACTGGCACAGCGATGCTGGCCTGAACAGGGACCACTCCCTGCCTTGCGGGCTCGAAGAGAAACTGCATAACCGCAGCGATAGCAGCCCTCTCCAGTACAGATGTAACGCTGGAGTGAATTATCACAGCCGAAATTACCTTGCCATCGGTTCCCAGGAGAGCCTTGATCAGGACATCCCCCTCAACACCGGCAAGCCTGGCCAGTTCGGGATATTCCGGTCTGACCGATCTAATTAGTACCGGGCTCTTGTCGAAGGCATAATAGACTGGGACCGTCTCCTGAAGGATCGGAGCATTGAACTGATTCTTGAATATATCCGGAGTCATGGTTCTGGGGAAAAACGGTTCATCCTCCACCTCCCCTGCCCCGACTTTGACAACCGGAACAAGAGCAGGTGCCTTGACCTCTGGTGGTTCTTCTATCTCTATTATGGGTTCCATCTTTATAACATCGAATACTGGTTGTTCTGCCAGTCGGTATGGAGAAAATGTGAACGGGGGAATAAGATAGAACAGGGCGAAATGTATTGCTATCGCGCCTAGCACCGCACGTCCTATATAGAGTTTATAATCACCCTTGAACTTCGCGTTAACAGTCAGCATTCGACACCTCCCATGATTCTCTCCCGGCCTTATAGGCCGCCATCATCTCACGGTCGGTACCAGTCGGTTTTGAGTGGGGTCGGTTTCCCTTGTGGCAGGTTTAATATAATACTTTTTTTCTCTGGACGCAATGCAGTTAAAATCTCACTCGACTGACGGGTCCGGAAGAAGCAATCCGTTCAGAAGTAGTTTGTAACATCCGGCTGTCGATGCCCTGAACTGGGGATTGAATCCATAGAGGACCAGCTGCCCCTTGTTCTTGCGGAACCAGACAAGGGCAGCGTGCCCTCCCGCTTCCTCAAGTTTTTCAGCATATCCACTCACGAGGATATCACTTTCCGGGATCCTGCCCACTACCCGTCTGTCCATATCAAAGGCGGGGATGGAAGTTGCGAACACCGGTCTCCCACGAAAAAACACGTTTACCTTCTTCCCCATACCCAGACTTAATAGATGGTCGGTCGCCAGATCTATTCTCACCAGCGAGCCCGGGCAATACAACCCCTTTTCCTTCAAACGTTTCGAAATATCGTTGAAGGGAAGAGTGAATTCGTCACCGTTGTCCTTCTCCTCGGATAGAGCTAACTCTCCGCTGAACAATCCCGCCGATCTTCCCCATGCTAAAACAGTCCCGCCGGAATCGATGAACCTGAGCAGTTTCTCTTTTCCCTTTTTCCCCATACCTTTTGTATAACCCGGCGGATAACCACTCGAATAATATCTCTCTCCTGACTTGTATTTACCTGTCATCAGGACAGATTCATCAGTGTCCGGTATAAGGATAACGTCAAATTTTCCGGCCAGGTCCCTGTCCTCCAGCTCACCGGGCCGTAGAACCTTAAAGGGTATACCGTAGTCGTCTAAAAGATACCTGGTCCATCCTGCGTCCATGTCGTGCCGGAAAGTCTCTACCAGGCCTGTCCGAGGTATTGTGAGCTTCGTCAGCGAATCCTCTCCCGGAATCATATCTTCTCCGGTAAGACATAGCGGCTGAACGCTGAGACCATCATTCAGTAAAGCAAGCTTTTCCCCATTTCCACTGACCAGGAAACTACCCTTTTCAAATACGGCCGGTCCGGCTTCGAAATCCTCGTCCAGCCTGAATACCGACAGCCCACGTTCCGCGGCTTTGAAAACAGCCTTAAAACTCTCGTTATATCTCACGTTGAGCAGGACATGCCTGATATTTTGATCTTCCGGCCTGCTATAAAGTCCATCGATCCTGAACCGGCCCTCGATCTCACTCATCGAAGTCTCAATACCAGGTTCTCTTTTATCTATCCTGAACGAAGTCACTCCCCTGTGAAGAGGCAATGACCATGAAGTGATATCATAAGGTTTGATGATCTCTCCACCCGGAGTATAGTGCCTTACCGGAAATTGCTGACGTTCCATCACTTCCTTGATAAAAGCTCTGAAGGGTTGAGCCAGGGGGACCACTATATCGCCCCTTTGAATAATAGTTCCTTCACCTGTCAGGATATCATCTTTAGTCTCATATACTTTTACACCATGCTCCTTCAGCAGATCGACGATATGGCAGAGTTCACCCAGGTCACGCTGCCTCTCGATTCCCGATGGCATCACGAAATAGAAAGGAGGCTCTGTCTTTCCCTTCTCTACCTCTATTTGGCAGATATTATTTCTGAACCGGAGAATATCCTTTCGGTGATTCGAAGCGGTCCTGATTATCGACATCGTCGAACTTATCTCATAATCAACGATATCGGAGAGTCGCCACCATCCTCCCTCCCACGGCTGCGGCATGTTGGTACCTTTCTTGTATTCGGAAAGTCCTTTTCCATGGACACGCAGTTCTCCCGGTTCCACGTAGACCGGTTTTGCATATTGCGCACTGGCGCTTTCGGTGAGAAATCCGATCACGTTCTTCCATATACAAGTCTCCGTAGATCCGGGCCAGTAGTCGTCGAACAGGTACTGGCGGGTCACACCCGAACAACCGTCAGCGGTCATATCCTTCATAAGGTTCGATCCGAATATACCGATCCAGTTCCAGAGGGAAGCATCAATGTTCTGTGCTATCGGATCATGGTTGGGCGGCACGAAATAGCGTACACCGCTCGATCCCATCTGGTGCTTCTCGACCATTACCTGTGGAAACCACTCATGGCTGAATAATCTCGATACAGCTTTCGTATCCATTTGTGTCAAAGTCACAAAATCGCGATTATTGTCATGGCCGACATATTTATGATAGATGCCGGGCATCCTCGAGCCCTCGAATCTGGTTCCCTTGTACTCCATGTAATGATGGACGACCATATCCATCCCGTCAGGATTGTGGCAGGGGACAAACATGTAGACGACTTCGTCCAGCGACTTGATCTTTGATGAGATATCAGTCGTAACGAGATCATACGCTATCAGGGGGGCAGATTGAGAAGGTCCGACTTCGCTTGAATGCATCGAAAGCGTAGCGACGAAGAACACCCTGCCATCATCTATCATCTGTTCAAGTTCTGATTGGGGGATATCCTGTTCAAGAGCGAGTCTTTTATTGATTATTTTCAATTCATCGAGTCGCCCGATATTTTCCTCCGATGATATGAAGACGACAAAAATCGTCCTTCCCATCGGAGAGATTCCGATCTCCCTCATCTCCATCATCGGAGAAGCCTGATCCAGTAGCCCAAGATATTCGATCAACTGATCATAGTCGAAGAGTTCTCCATCAGCCCCAGGCTTAAAACCGAAGAATTCTTCAGGGCTTGTAAATCCCCCGGCCACAGCCTGCCCGCCTGAAAAACATCCGAGTAGTGATAAACCCAATACAATGACTATGATCCTTTTGAGATAATATACAGAGATGAGCATCCTTTCCTCCTCTTATCATGCTGAAATTCAAGATATCAAGCTTGAGTAATTTCTTCATGCGTGACTGGTAGGATAACATAGACCCTGTCCTGATACCAATTTCCTTTTGACTGCCGAGGGCTCAGGCCATACAATTGCCACTCTGAATATGACCAGGCGGGGATTACGTAGATAACGGATCCCGCCATGTGACAGCGAAAGGAACAATCGATGAACGAGATGCTCTGGCAACCTTCCAGGATACGGATTGAAGAGACCAACATGTTCAGGTTTATGAACTTTATCAATGAAAGATACGACCTTGACTTCTCCCTCTACGGGGAGCTTTGGGAATGGTCCATAGAAAACCTGCCATCTCTCTGGGAATCGCTCTGGGACTTTTTTGATATAATCCACTCAACTCCCTACGATGAAGTCCTCGTCGACGGCGATAAGATGCCTGGAGCCCGCTGGTTCACCGGAGCCAGGCTCAACTTCGCCGAAAACCTGCTCCGTTACAGGGACGACCGTGCGGCAATAACCTCATGGAGCGAGAACGGAGATCAGAGAGAACTGACATACGCCCAACTCTATGACCGTGTCGCCAGACTTGCACGCGCAATGAGAGATATGGGCATCGAGAAAGATGATCGCGTCGTTGGGTTCATGCCCAACATCCCCGAGGCCATTATCGCGATGCTGGCTGCTGCGAGCATCGGGGCCACATGGTCATCTTGCTCCCCCGATTTCGGAATAAAGGGAGTACTGGACCGATTTGGACAGATAGACCCAAAGCTGATCTTTACTGCAAACGGCTATTCATATAACGGAAAAAACTTCAATTCCCTAGAACAGATATCCGGCATACTCCAGAAACTTCCCTCCATAGAGAAGGTAGTAGTGGTCCCATATACAGACGAAAGCCCTGATATCGGTTCAATAGAGAATGGCATCCTGTTCGACGACTTCATCTCGTCCGAAGACGGTCTCGATATCGAGTTCGAACAGCTACCCTTCGACCACCCTCTAT belongs to Candidatus Latescibacterota bacterium and includes:
- a CDS encoding DUF2178 domain-containing protein; translated protein: MRRNITGGLIAAGLISRVIIIYITRTKKNEKRILVDERDREISRRAAEGSFHTLAIFVFFACIILHDNFLSEGSIPVEWMFLLAFATLILAHLTQSTISLLFYHRRDESSG
- a CDS encoding helix-turn-helix transcriptional regulator → MTQQRLSELSGCTRQTIMALEQGKYVPSLSLAFRIAKVFSRGIEEVFSYQDG
- a CDS encoding PHP domain-containing protein, with the translated sequence MPYVPLHVHSINSAYSGMFTPTEIISRAAFLGMDAVALTDKWTAIGHYEFANEAKIAGIKAIFGVEIRHLSLTGNSGTYHLTLLAENDRGYRNIIDLIQKHHEKEKLEYVTEQELVLHREGLIALTGCLKGETSQAVLHGNLPRERAVVDKLVTIYGSGNVFLEIMNHNVEKEQFIIEQFSILSRKMGVALVTTNNDRFALREDASAYSTLRKISGDTNEYDTEENHPEYFLKRKKELDPFFYGYSDALEESGRIAGRCEFDLLMEDRIEFSSDKDSEKTLAEMSDRRFLLAFHNRRKDEIAELRTMMQDEIKSAGREDLSGFILFLRKLLDGFRRRGVRLEIIGSEILDSLVAFLLDIIPLNPVEHGLLFESFNAPGKGVPPQLELIKPKGAREVFMLALKSMLPKSGVFNQVVREEMSLVTLVKTIMEHSDLADETSKAISEALSSVRKKDSLQDLLDNSDQLARMYNGNNEVRMILRGAESLRGRVHHFNLNTSRVVVLPEKMEDYLACITGSNGEEFCMVDSRAIKAIGGWTVVVQRSHFLAALDDTFHMLGFDGGGDDDGEKERSPSVGMPPTLDDTTTYEMISRGDTTGVYLLESRGIRDLLMKTQPMDFEGLVNVISLYRPAPLEGRLWQKYLENAGKKGKVLLPHHSLSGALESTSGLLLFKQQIREILKDSAGITGERAERIEIAVSKKEAGSLLGARLDFIRGAMEKEINEEDAQKIFDFLLHNTGFTYDRAFSCAQAYISYRTAWLKANHHDEYFAGLLNNTGDTKERQKSYLDYLAGINKEVFSPDINSSGLQYEIVPGGIRSPLNESGGLGDEQLAVILDERENNGPFGNLVDFMERLSHKLAMDSVNDLIDSGLFDFLMTTHSELKDVTLAFYEKHARAGDFFKHRQPSQKDRNSGSGQLSFFDDEPD
- a CDS encoding SpoIIE family protein phosphatase — its product is MSSQENKTNILKDENERLKAAIEELSILNDISTAINSTLSLEEIIELIVKKCVKHIGAEQGTVTLLDSMEQKNPFQTMIRQVDRSSDFLPLHLDTQITGWILVNRKPLLINDMESNEHVRIPKNEENPVNTLLSVPLLLKGRVIGSLNLFNRNTPGGFTDADKRLLSIIATQSAQVIENARLIEEEKSLLHLQEEMKMAFKIQMGLLPKEKPAIDGYDIAGKSIPAKTVGGDYYDFIMAGDGRIMICLGDVSGKGMPAALLMSNLQATFRGQDLSRHTPCEIMSRSNKLLFRSTDPDKFATFFFGLLDNTRHEFHYCNAGHNNPILTHKNGDHYFLDTGGLILGALEESTYTDTIISLAVGDTLLVFSDGISEARNPSDEEYCEERILEVLTKNPHLDAAGIVDHIINEVNTFADSRDQMDDMTVVAMKRLF
- a CDS encoding protein kinase, whose amino-acid sequence is MIGSTISHYRIVEKIGEGGMGVVYKAQDTRLERDVALKFIHPSRISSARDRACFAREARSAAALDHQNICAIHEIEEFRGRTFIVMAYCEGVPLSDMTAGHHFTLEQALGVMRQILEGLSSAHDKGIIHRDIKPSNIVVEPEKLKVRITDFGLAREISAASSATMAGHSGTLEYASPEQVTDGTADTRSDVWASGVTFYELIAGRRPFEGEYAASIIYNILNSEPDLSTFPHGPAGDAAINIISRSLEKNPDSRYHDAGEMLNDLNAAYDLLDDEDRHVHIHPTPSNKIPAAWTLVIVVLAIIAVPLILWILSGSSFTPDSHPLGTIDTTGTILSEADIIFERGKATYDGGDQTTGITLIEQCIMMDPDHIEALKTLAAYYNASGDSKKAADYIDRAKKIAIGKGNSIDLLKCNIVEAYVWHDWNMAVRNLNSLLEEKPNDIRGHLNLGYIMSRYLRQFDEAIIHFRTALDLDPKNDLGMNGSAWNYIGNALLFSGRPEESIKAFRKYGELATGSPDPVNSLATAFYFSGNFHEAVRITGNAIKENRHNFKFFEVLGRSCLSLGQWERAVDSLNRYIGASPSQGYKAAGHVHLARLYLAQRDRRAFDREIESLLSISPGSLKARWLSGLACVRLDNDTAAAVNYLEEMRTIMTDPFVFNGIPCTKHLEGIILLAEGSLEEAIEKLEAAEFASPREFFYFGKELIRGLIEIGRIDRAEEKGTDLLSLNSNDYELLILMNSIYLKKGENGIASQYKERVLKVLENSDPGFFPLNDFISKSGL